Within Gemmatimonadota bacterium, the genomic segment CAAGGAGGGGTGCTGAGCCCCACCTCTGCGAGCTGTTCCGCGACTTGTGATTTCCGAGCTCCGGATCTGGCCATCGGCCGGGACCTCAGGGCCCGAACAGAGGGCAAACGAATCCCGCTGGCGCGCTGTTGCGTAGGGAGGGACGAAGGCGGGCTTTCAAAAATCGGAGGTATCAATGGCAAGCATGGCTGTGAAGCTGGCCGGCGCCGCCGCGGTCCTGGTGGCCGCCGTGGTCGCGCTCAAGGTGATCTTTGGCGTGATCGGCGCACTGCTGGGGATGGTGGTAGGGCTGGCCATCAAGATCGCGCTGCTCGTGCTGGTGGGCTGGCTGGTGCTGAAGTTCATCCGCTACCTGCGGGAGAAGCCGGCACAAGATACGTCGGCGTAGCCTTAGTTTAGTGGTCGAGCTCGTAAATACCGCCACGCACCGAGGTCGCCCAGCAGTGTATTTACCGCCGAGTCCGCAGAAGCCGCGGCGTGGCAGCCGGTGACGGCCGACCCTTTGACCTCTGCGTCCTCGCCGCCGTTCGGCCGTGAATTGGTGCGTCGCGGTTACGTGGACGCGGGGGGCCCTACCCGTCAGCCATACGAGTCCTGAGCGGTCGCTTCATCAATCCGCGGCTTCCGCCGGGGCTGGTTCTGTCGCCTGCGCCTGGGTTCCATCGTGCGATCGCCCCCGGAGCGCCCGGAACTCGAAGCAGTCCGGGCGGCTGTAGTGGCCGGCCACGTCCAGCGTCATGCGCTCCTCCCAGATGCGGCTGAAGTCCAGTTCCGCGTGCAGGATCCGTGGCTCGTCATAGACCGGCTCGACGACGTACGAACCGTCGGGCGCAATGATCGAGCTGCCGCCGCGCATTACCCAGGTGTCCGGGCCGGGCACGCGCTCCGGGTGCGGCTCGAGCCCGGCCGGCAGGCCGGCGCCGCGCATCAGGCCGCCCGCCGCCAGCACGTAGCACCGCCCCTCGAAGGCGTAGTGGCGGCTGGCGAGCTGGTGCAGTTCGTGGGCCGTCGACCATACGGCCACGTGCACGTCCTCGCCTGACTCGTGCAGCGCCTGCCGGGCCAGCGGCATCCAGTGCTCCCAGCAGATCAAGCCGCCCACTCGCCCGCCCGGCGAGTCCACCGCCTCGAGCCCCTGGGCGTCG encodes:
- a CDS encoding carbon-nitrogen hydrolase family protein translates to MKVAIVQAEVPLQLERGLERTRALAREAAADGAELIAFPETWIPGYPAWIDACRDAALWNHPPVKAEFARLAQNSVAVPGPAAEALAETAHELGVTLVVGVSERVERGPGRGTLYNSLLTFGPDGRLLNHHRKLVPTYTERMLWGTGDAQGLEAVDSPGGRVGGLICWEHWMPLARQALHESGEDVHVAVWSTAHELHQLASRHYAFEGRCYVLAAGGLMRGAGLPAGLEPHPERVPGPDTWVMRGGSSIIAPDGSYVVEPVYDEPRILHAELDFSRIWEERMTLDVAGHYSRPDCFEFRALRGRSHDGTQAQATEPAPAEAAD